The following proteins come from a genomic window of Rattus norvegicus strain BN/NHsdMcwi chromosome 8, GRCr8, whole genome shotgun sequence:
- the Rasgrf1 gene encoding ras-specific guanine nucleotide-releasing factor 1 isoform 2 (isoform 2 is encoded by transcript variant 2), giving the protein MQKAIRLNDGHVVSLGLLAQRDGTRKGYLSKRSSDNPKWQTKWFALLQNLLFYFESDSSSRPSGLYLLEGSICKRMPSPKRGTSSKESDKQRHSRSGRRRNVLRRQPTRISKTFRLVAIELTGMAATLEVSFSIIRTEICTVSPAPQTRMGNPEDLSALRDRVESKRLFHHPCRLII; this is encoded by the exons ATGCAGAAAGCCATCCGACTGAACGATGGCCACGTCGTGTCCCTGGGACTGCTGGCCCAGAGAGACGGCACGCGCAAAGGCTACCTGAGCAAGAGGAGTTCGGACAACCCAAAATGGCAAACCAAGTGGTTTGCGCTGCTGCAGAACCTGCTCTTCTACTTCGAAAGTGACTCGAGCTCTCGGCCCTCGGGGCTCTACCTGCTGGAGGGCAGTATCTGCAAACGCATGCCCTCCCCCAAGCGAGGGACCTCCTCCAAGGAGTCCGACAAACAG CGTCATAGCAGGAGTGGACGTCGACGTAATGTTCTGAGAAGACAACCAACCAGGATCTCAAAAACATTCAGGCTGGTGGCAATTGAATTGACTGGGATGGCAGCCACCCTTGAAGTCTCCTTCTCCATAATTAGGACAGAGATCT GTACTGTTTCTCCAGCTCCACAAACAAGGATGGGAAACCCAGAAGACTTGTCAGCGCTGCGTGACAGAGTGGAGTCGAAGCGTCTCTTCCACCATCCCTGTAGATTGATCATTTAG